The genome window GTGCTTGGCGAGGCTAGCAGGCGAGGTCAAAGACCCGGGGCAGCCCACAAAGGAGACCGCACAAGCCACCAGCAAAAGCCAAGCACTACTATGGACAGTAACAGGAGGTGACCCTTACTACTGCCCGAGATGGGCACGCCGGGACTCGAACCCGGATTCTTTCCGATTCCATCGGAACGCTCTACCACACCTTCTTCCAAAGACTTGAGCTACATGCCCGTTTTAAAGTGCAATCCACGACTGGTTAGGCGCACCATAGGAGGGAGCCTTTCAGCTCAGACACCCAACCAGCCGTGTAATGGCCCTAAGAGGAGTCGAACCTCTGTCTTCCCGCTGAAACGGGACATCATAGTCCATTAGACCATAGGGCCTGTTGTTAAGGTGAAAAATAATCTACCACAACCTTATAGGATCGTCAAGGCCCTTGTTGGGCTTATAATATCTGCGGAAATCAGCTAATAATCAGCGCAAATCCAATACCTATAATAAATGCGTCACTTGTTGGATCAGCGCAACGTGGTAAAATGCATACACACTATGAAAGTATATTTTGATAATTCTGCAACCACAAAAGTAGACCCTCGAGTAGTAAAAGAAATGGAACCCTACTTTACAGAAATCTACGGAAACCCAAATTCTTTACATTCCTGGGGACAAAAAGCCCGTATCGCTGTAGATAAAGCTAGAGAAAAAGTTGCTAATGCACTAGGTACAGAAAAGGCTTCAGAAATAATTTTTACATCTTGCGCTACCGAAGCAAATAACCTTGCTTTAAAAGGGGTTGTCGAGTACGCAAACCAAACCAACAAGCACTTCAAGAATGGTAAAGCAAAACCTCACCTTATTGTATCTCCAATTGAACATCATTGTGTGTTAGATACAGCAAAATATTTAGATAAAACAGGAAAAGCAGAAATATCCTGGCTAGATGTTGATAAACATGGTTTAGTCAACCCCAAACAAGTCGAAAGCCTAATTAAAAAGGAAACAGTACTTGTTTCTGTTATGTTCGTAAACAACGAAGTAGGTACCACAGAACCAATCAAAGAGATATCTAGTGCAATTAACAAAAAGCAATCAACAATCAACAATAAGATATATTTCCATACCGACGCAGTGCAAGCAATTGAATATTTTAATGTGGATGTGCAAAAGCTAGGAGTGGATATGCTTAGCCTCTCTGCTCACAAATTCCACGGACCAAAGGGAATTGGGGCTCTATATATAAGAGAAGGGACAAAATTAGTTCCGCAAATCCACGGTGGGGGCCAGGAGTACCAACTCCGCGCCGGTACTGAAAATGTTCCTTATATAGCTGGATTAGGCAAAGCTATTGAAATAGCCGAAAAGGAAAGAAAGAAAAACAGGAAAAAAGTCAAAAAACTACGTGAAAAACTGATCTCCGGTGTACTAGAAAAAATACCCAGCGCAAAATTAACTGGACACCCAGAAAAAAGAGCCCCACACATTGCCAGTTTTGTGTTTGAAGGTGCTGAGGGGGAAGTAATGATACTTTTGCTGGACCGAGAAGGTATAGCAAGTACAAGTGGCTCTGCTTGTACTTCGGGAGAATTAGAACCTTCGCACGTTCTTTTAGCAATGGGAGTCCCGCAAGAAGTAGCACACGCTTCGCTACGTCTTTCGCTTGGTAAGTACAACACTGAAAAAGAAGTGGATTATGTTCTAGAAAAACTACCACCAATAATTAATAAATTACAAGAAATGTCACCGGAAAGTTTAAAAAAGGACAAGAAAAGAGATAAAGCAGCAGATGGCTGTTTTCAAATGGTATAATTATAAAAACAAATTATGAGCATAGAAAATTTATATTCTGACAAAGTAATGGATCATTTCTTCAACCCACGAAATATGGGTACTATCGAAAACCCAGACGCTGTTTCTCGGGTAGGTAACCCTGTCTGTGGAGATGTAATGGAAATGTACATAAAAGTAGGGGAGAGAAAAGGAGAAAAATACATCGAAGATATTAAATTTAAAACTCTAGGTTGTGGTGCAGCTATTGCCACATCTTCCATTGCCACTGAAATGGTAAAAGGAAAACCTTTAACCGAAGCGGAAGAGTTAACCAACAAAAGTGTTACTGAAGCTTTGGGAGGGCTACCATCAGCTAAAACACATTGTTCTGTGCTTGCTGCAGATGCGGTAAAAAAAGCTATCGAGAAATACAAAAAGAGTAACTTGTAATTCGTAACTCGTAATTAAAAAAAGAAGAATCCTCGAAAGTAATTTTAAATCTTTAATTTTAAATTAAAAAAACGCCGCTGCCGACAAATTGCAAACTAATCATTTCAAGAGAGGTTATAAATGTCCTCTTACTCAAAATGAAGCTAGCAACTGCCAAACAGCGGCTTCGGAAGGAGTCCGTGAGAGACCGCGGCGGAGGTATCAAGTTACCTACCCAAATTCTTTAACGCTTCTTGAAGTTGCTCTTCTGTTGGCAAACTACTATCTACATCTTTCAGTGCCTCTATTGCCTCGCTCTTCTTGTATCCTAAATTTCTCAAAGCTTCTACTGTTTCTTCCTTTTCCGGCTCTCTACTTAGATCCAACTCCTCTAATTCTCCTAACTTAGATTGAAGTTCCAAAATAATCCGACCTGCTGTTTTTTTCCCAATTCCTGATACAGCAGAAAAAACAGGTTTATCCGCTTTTGCCACAGCGTCTCTTATCTCTTCCGGCAATGCTTGAGAAAGAACTCCCATAGCTGTCTTAGGTCCTACACCAGAAACAGATATAAGGAGTTTAAAAATTTCCATGCCTTCTAAATCAGAAAAACCATAAAGTTCAAAAACATCTTCCCGTACATAAAGGTGTGTAAAAAGTTCAATCTCCTCTCCAACAGAATAGTTGGAAATAATGCTCACAGGAACAACAACGGAATAGCCAACGCCATCTACCAATACAATTATCGTACCTTCAGATTTATGCGAAATAGTCCCATGTAGACTTCCAATCATATTTTTAGTTAAAACTAGAGCTTTAAATCCCCGTTACTTACCGCATAGCAATAAGCGCAAGCTAGCGCGTCTGCCGCATGGTCCGGCTTAGGTATTTTAGGAAGATTTAAAAACCTCTTGACCATCAATTGCACCTGCTCCTTACTTGCCTGTCCATAATCTGTTAGTGCTACCTTAATTTCCGTAGCTGTATACTCTCTAACTTCCAGCTTAGCATCTCCAGCTGCCAAAATAACAGCACCACGAGCTTCACCAACCTTAAGTGCGGATTTGGCATTTACACCCAAAAAAATCTTTTCTACAGCTACAACATCTGGAGAGTGCTTTCTAATTAGACCTGAAATCTCCGTGTAAATCTTATTCAAACGTTCTGCAGTTGAGCTTCTTGCCTTAGTTGTAACACTACCAAAATCAATAACTTCCCAGTCCTCGTTTGGAACTGAATTTTGAATAATTCCCCAACCAGTATTTGCTAAACCAGGGTCAATCCCTAATACTCTCATATCTGTATCTTAACATGTATGAAAAGTTAACCAATTTTTGATACTATAATTCTGATGTCAGATGAAAAAGAATCGCTAGAAAAAACACTGCGCCCCAAAACTTTTAAGGATTTCCCTGGTCAAAATAAACTTAAAGACAAACTCAAGGTATTTCTAAAAGCAGCACAGAAAAGAAATGAAGCAATGGAACATATTCTCTTTTACGGTCCCCCGGGGTTGGGAAAAACCACTCTTGCTCAAGTACTTGGTAATGAAACAGGAGTGGATGTTCGAATCACATCTGGACCCGCAATTGAACGGCCTGGAGAGCTGGCTGCTATTCTTACCAACCTCTCGCCGCATGACATCCTTTTTATTGATGAAATTCACCGACTTAGTAACGTAGTAGAAGAAGTTCTTTATCCTGCAATGGAAGATTTTGCCCTGGATATTGTAATTGGAAAAGGGCCATCAGCCCGCAGTGTGCGACTTGACCTACCACGGTTCACACTTATTGGTGCTACTACTCGAATTGGACTAATGAGCTCACCTTTACGTGATCGCTTTGGTGCTTTACATCGACTCCGATTCTACACTGAGGAAGAGCTTACCAAAATTGTCCTCAGATCTTGTAAAATTTTAGAAATAGATATGGAAGAAAAATGTGCAAAAGAAATTGCAAAAAGAAGCAGGGGAACGCCCCGAATTGCAAACAGATTACTAAAAAGAGTCAGGGACTATGCCCAAGTAAAAAAACAAAATATAATAAACTTACCAATAGTAAAAAAAGCGCTAACGCTTCACGGGGTAGACAACCATGGATTAACCCGAGAAGACTGCAAATTCCTAAGCGTAATTTGTAATAAATTTGCTGGAGGGCCAGTGGGGGTAAAAACACTTTCCGCTGCCCTTTCCGAAGACGAAGGAACCATTGAAGAGGTTTTAGAACCTTATCTAATCCAATGCGGCTTTATTAAAAAAACATCGCGAGGACGAATAGCAACTGAAAAAGCATTTAAACACATTGGCGCTCTTTACAAAAAAGACATGAGTAAACAAGAAAAGTTAAAAGTCTAACTAGAAGGGGGATCTTGACAAAATTAGTACAGAAGTAATAAGGTATCCAAAGAACTATGTTAAACCCAAATATTTTTAGAGAGTACGATATAAGAGGTATTGTAAACAAAGATTTTGAACCCAAAGATGCTAGAAAAATTGGCAAGGCATTTGGAACTATAATCCAAGAGATATCGGGGAAGAATCTCATTATTGGTCACGACAACCGATTCACCTCAGATTCAATTTCCGCTTATTTTATTGATGGCGTGTTGTCTACAGGTTGCAATGTAATTGACTGCGGACTGGCACTTCGCCCTGTAATACAAACTGCCATACTCGAAGATGGTTTTTCCGGAGGAGCACTAATAACTGGAAGTCACAACCCACCCGCATATAATGGGATAAAATTTATGACACAAGAAGGACTCCCAGTATTCGGAGATTCTATAATAAAAATAAAGGACCTTTGTTTCTCCAAAAAATTCAAAAAAGGTTCTGGAAATGTTGAACACACAGATTTAAAAGAGCTATACCTCAAGAAAATAACTCCCAAATTCAATTTAGGAAAGGGGGCAAGAGTTGTTATCGATTGCGGAAATGGTACCGCATCTAAATATGCACCTAGTATTTTCCGCGCTCTAGGCATAAAAGTAATTAGCCTTTATTGTAATCTCCACGGAAGCTATCCATACCACACACCAAATCCTGAAGCTCGAGTAAACACACTAGACCTGTCTCAAAAGGTAAAAGAAACAGAAGCAGATGTTGGTCTAGCTTTTGATACAGATGGTGATCGCTTTGGTATTGTGGACGAGGAAGGTAACCACCACGAAAATGACCGCACTTTAGTTTTATTAGCAAAACACGTTTTAGAAAAAAACCCCGGAGCCAAAATACTTTACGATATTAAGTCATCCCAAATTTTAAGAACTGAAATTAGAAAAGCAGGTGGAGTTCCAATAATGATGCGAACCGGTCATCCATTTTTCCAAGCTAGAATGAAAAAGGACCCTGAAATACTTTTAGGAGGAGAATTGTCTGGTCACACTATGTATCGTGAAAACAATTGTTTCGACGATGGCATTTACGCTGCTGCTAAACTTGTCGAGTTGGCTACACATACAAATCCTCCGTTATCAAAAACTTACGAAAAGCTTCCCAAAACTTTCAACACCCCAGAAATTAAGGTTCCTTGCCCTGACCAAAAGAAATTTAACATTGTGCAAGAAATGAAAGAAATGTATAAATCGCACTACGACATCTTTGAAGCTGATGGACTAAGAATACTGTTTTCCAAATCCTGTTGGGCATTAATAAGAGCATCACACACCACTCCCGCCCTTTCCCTACGATTTGAGGCTAATGACAAGAAGGAACTAAAAAAACTAATTGAAGATGTAAAAAAGAACCTAGAAAAATACCCGGAACTCGGTCTAGATCAGGTAAATTTATTTATTGAAGCAGGGAAGTGAAAAAAAATGCAATTTTCTGTACGCAAAGCACAAGAAATTAAAAAGGTTTTACTAAATCCTGAAGAAAAAGTTCCCTCCAAAACCTACTACATGCTAAGAGGTTTACCCTTTTTTTCAAAAAAGGGTAGACGATGCGACTTAACCATCATACCCGCCTTCAATTTGGGTAAAGAATTCAACAAAACCTTTGGTCATATCCACTCCAAGCAAGAAGAAGAACTATACAAACTTTTAACAGGCAAAGCATTATTCGTCCTTCAAAAAATGAAAAAAAACTCTCCCAATCATATAGAAGAGATAAAATTAATACATGCAAATAGAGGAGATTATATAAAAATAACTTCAGGGTGGTACCACGAAACAATAAATATTGGAAAATCACCTCTAGTTCTTATAAATTGGCTACCGCAAGAAACCAAAAACGACTACTCACTTATTGAAAAGCAACAAGGTTTTGGCTATTATATTATCAAAGCTAAAAGCGGGTATCAGCTAGTAAAAAATGAAAACTACAAATATGTTCCTGAACCAAAAGTTATAAAAGAACCAAACAAAAATTAACAACAATCAAACTCTAAAAAGTTTGTAATCTGGATTTAGAATTTACAAAAAATTAGTATTTAAAATTTTGTTTTTATATTCCTGCCTATGAGTGACGAAAAATCTGAAAAATTGATTCTCTGGTTTTCCGAAACTAGCAAAGAAGATACTGACTTAGTTGGTGGTAAAGCTGCTAACCTTGGAGAATTAAAAAAGATTAATGTACCAGTTCCTAACGGCTTTACTGTAACTATTAACGCTTATTTTGAGCTTCTTAGTCGTGGGGGGCTAAAGCAAAAAATTGAAACTGCACTCAAAGACTTAGATGTAGAGGATTCCGGAGCATTACAAGCAGCATCAAAAGAAATTGAAACCCATATTCTAGCCTCACCTATACCAGATCATATTAGAAAAGCAATTGTCGGTGCATACCGCGAACTATCAGGCGCAAAAGATTGTTCCGTAGCTATTCGATCTTCAGCTACTGCTGAGGACCTTCCCGACGCCTCTTTCGCTGGACAACAAGAAACTTACCTTAGTATAAAAGGTAAAGAAAATGTGTTGAAAGCAGTCCAGAAATGCTGGGCATCACTTTTCACTTCCCGTGCTATTTTCTACCGCGAATCAAAAGGTTTTAAACACATGGAAGTAGGTTTAGCTGTTCCAATTCAAAAAATGGTTAAACCAGAAACTTCGGGTGTCTTATTTACTCTAGAACCTCTAACAAATAATCCGAGCAAAATTTCAATTGAAGCTGTATTTGGCACTGGAGAAGGTTTGGTCCAAGGCTCATTTACTCCGGATAGTTATATTGTAAACAAGAATACCTTGGAAATAGAAGAAAGAGTTATTGCTAAGCAACCAT of Patescibacteria group bacterium contains these proteins:
- the ruvC gene encoding crossover junction endodeoxyribonuclease RuvC codes for the protein MRVLGIDPGLANTGWGIIQNSVPNEDWEVIDFGSVTTKARSSTAERLNKIYTEISGLIRKHSPDVVAVEKIFLGVNAKSALKVGEARGAVILAAGDAKLEVREYTATEIKVALTDYGQASKEQVQLMVKRFLNLPKIPKPDHAADALACAYCYAVSNGDLKL
- a CDS encoding glucose-6-phosphate isomerase family protein, whose product is MQFSVRKAQEIKKVLLNPEEKVPSKTYYMLRGLPFFSKKGRRCDLTIIPAFNLGKEFNKTFGHIHSKQEEELYKLLTGKALFVLQKMKKNSPNHIEEIKLIHANRGDYIKITSGWYHETINIGKSPLVLINWLPQETKNDYSLIEKQQGFGYYIIKAKSGYQLVKNENYKYVPEPKVIKEPNKN
- a CDS encoding aminotransferase class V-fold PLP-dependent enzyme, whose amino-acid sequence is MKVYFDNSATTKVDPRVVKEMEPYFTEIYGNPNSLHSWGQKARIAVDKAREKVANALGTEKASEIIFTSCATEANNLALKGVVEYANQTNKHFKNGKAKPHLIVSPIEHHCVLDTAKYLDKTGKAEISWLDVDKHGLVNPKQVESLIKKETVLVSVMFVNNEVGTTEPIKEISSAINKKQSTINNKIYFHTDAVQAIEYFNVDVQKLGVDMLSLSAHKFHGPKGIGALYIREGTKLVPQIHGGGQEYQLRAGTENVPYIAGLGKAIEIAEKERKKNRKKVKKLREKLISGVLEKIPSAKLTGHPEKRAPHIASFVFEGAEGEVMILLLDREGIASTSGSACTSGELEPSHVLLAMGVPQEVAHASLRLSLGKYNTEKEVDYVLEKLPPIINKLQEMSPESLKKDKKRDKAADGCFQMV
- the ruvB gene encoding Holliday junction branch migration DNA helicase RuvB, with the translated sequence MSDEKESLEKTLRPKTFKDFPGQNKLKDKLKVFLKAAQKRNEAMEHILFYGPPGLGKTTLAQVLGNETGVDVRITSGPAIERPGELAAILTNLSPHDILFIDEIHRLSNVVEEVLYPAMEDFALDIVIGKGPSARSVRLDLPRFTLIGATTRIGLMSSPLRDRFGALHRLRFYTEEELTKIVLRSCKILEIDMEEKCAKEIAKRSRGTPRIANRLLKRVRDYAQVKKQNIINLPIVKKALTLHGVDNHGLTREDCKFLSVICNKFAGGPVGVKTLSAALSEDEGTIEEVLEPYLIQCGFIKKTSRGRIATEKAFKHIGALYKKDMSKQEKLKV
- a CDS encoding phosphomannomutase/phosphoglucomutase; translated protein: MLNPNIFREYDIRGIVNKDFEPKDARKIGKAFGTIIQEISGKNLIIGHDNRFTSDSISAYFIDGVLSTGCNVIDCGLALRPVIQTAILEDGFSGGALITGSHNPPAYNGIKFMTQEGLPVFGDSIIKIKDLCFSKKFKKGSGNVEHTDLKELYLKKITPKFNLGKGARVVIDCGNGTASKYAPSIFRALGIKVISLYCNLHGSYPYHTPNPEARVNTLDLSQKVKETEADVGLAFDTDGDRFGIVDEEGNHHENDRTLVLLAKHVLEKNPGAKILYDIKSSQILRTEIRKAGGVPIMMRTGHPFFQARMKKDPEILLGGELSGHTMYRENNCFDDGIYAAAKLVELATHTNPPLSKTYEKLPKTFNTPEIKVPCPDQKKFNIVQEMKEMYKSHYDIFEADGLRILFSKSCWALIRASHTTPALSLRFEANDKKELKKLIEDVKKNLEKYPELGLDQVNLFIEAGK
- the ruvA gene encoding Holliday junction branch migration protein RuvA, with the protein product MIGSLHGTISHKSEGTIIVLVDGVGYSVVVPVSIISNYSVGEEIELFTHLYVREDVFELYGFSDLEGMEIFKLLISVSGVGPKTAMGVLSQALPEEIRDAVAKADKPVFSAVSGIGKKTAGRIILELQSKLGELEELDLSREPEKEETVEALRNLGYKKSEAIEALKDVDSSLPTEEQLQEALKNLGR
- a CDS encoding iron-sulfur cluster assembly scaffold protein produces the protein MSIENLYSDKVMDHFFNPRNMGTIENPDAVSRVGNPVCGDVMEMYIKVGERKGEKYIEDIKFKTLGCGAAIATSSIATEMVKGKPLTEAEELTNKSVTEALGGLPSAKTHCSVLAADAVKKAIEKYKKSNL